The Cyanobacteriota bacterium genome includes a region encoding these proteins:
- the hisH gene encoding imidazole glycerol phosphate synthase subunit HisH: MTEIVIIDYKNGGNLFSVNNSLESIGASTQLSSDPKVIESASKIVFPGVGSFAKAITSLQELGIYDVLIKKIQEDTPVLAVCVGMQALFQSSTETASFGDIVKGMGIIAADVTKFDQKPGIKIPHMGWNSVHNHNPENPIFKGIAQDAHFYFVHSYRVDNQELTGYSKATTDYGEQFISHIWNGKNLFACQFHPEKSGEVGLQLLENFMRH, encoded by the coding sequence ATGACAGAGATAGTAATTATTGATTATAAAAACGGCGGAAACCTCTTTAGCGTCAATAACTCTCTTGAATCCATAGGTGCAAGCACCCAGCTTAGTTCAGACCCCAAAGTCATTGAATCAGCAAGCAAAATCGTCTTTCCAGGAGTAGGTAGTTTTGCTAAAGCAATCACTAGTCTTCAAGAGCTTGGGATTTACGATGTTTTGATCAAAAAGATCCAAGAAGATACACCGGTATTGGCTGTTTGTGTTGGCATGCAAGCTTTGTTTCAATCTTCTACCGAAACAGCGAGCTTCGGCGATATCGTGAAGGGAATGGGAATTATAGCGGCAGATGTAACTAAGTTTGATCAAAAGCCTGGAATTAAAATCCCGCACATGGGCTGGAACTCAGTTCATAACCACAACCCAGAGAACCCAATATTTAAAGGCATTGCTCAAGATGCCCACTTTTATTTCGTCCATAGCTATAGAGTTGATAATCAAGAACTAACTGGCTACTCCAAAGCAACGACAGATTACGGGGAGCAGTTTATAAGTCATATTTGGAATGGTAAAAACTTGTTTGCTTGTCAATTTCACCCAGAGAAGAGTGGGGAAGTGGGTTTGCAGTTATTAGAGAATTTTATGAGACACTAG